In the Clostridium gelidum genome, TTCTTAGATAGCATAACGACTTCCTTGGGAGTATATCCTCCATCTGAGTAAGTAGAGTGAATATGAAAATCACCTTTTGTATACATTATAACTCCTACTAAAATATTATCCACATTTTAATATATGAATTTATATTTAAATTATTAAAACATAGGTCTATAAGAGTTTGGGGGAATATAATATAATTTAAAAATTAATTTAAAATAAAAATCGTGCAAACATTTACAAAACAAGAGGTAAGGGGATATTATACTGAAAATAGGGGGAATACTCTAGCTTTAAGGAGATATTCATAGCTAATTTTCTTTATTGCAATTAGAAGAGTGAAATGAAAGTTGAAAAATGTCGAATATATGTTAAAATTAGTGCATGGACAAACTTGTAATAAATTTGAATATATGAAAAAATAGATAAAAAATAATCATATTGAATTTGTTAAAATGTCTAAATAGGAATTGGAAAAGAGGAAAAACTAATGAAGAAAGCTTCATTAAAAAAGTTAGTGAGTGTAGTTGTTGTAGCAGTAACAATTACTACTCTATTACCATTAGGAGTATCTGCACAGTGGAGACAAAACACGGATAGTACTTGGAGTTATATAGAAGAAAATACGATGGCTAATGGTTGGAAAACAATTTCTGATACATGGTATTACTTTAATTCAAACGGAAAAATGAATACAGGTTGGATTTGTGATAGTGGAACGTGGTACTATCTTGATAAAACTGGTGCAATGAAAACTGGTTGGATTAATGATAATGGTAAGTGGTATTATTTGGACAGTACAGGAGAAATGCAAACAGGGGTTGTTAAAATTAATACAAAAACATATTGTTTAAATAACTCTGGAGAAATGTTAGTAGGATCAGTTAACGTAGGAAATAAACTATATGAATTTGCTTCGGATGGACAAGCGATAGGTGCAATACCACAAACTAATATAAATAGTAATCAAGAGTTTAATGGAACTGTAAATATTAGTACTAACGTAGATGTAAACGAATTGCCTACGCTGCCACAAAACTATAAGATAAGTGTACAAGCTACTGCTGAAAATAAAATTCTTGAATTGATGAATGAAAAAAGAACAGAAGTAGGATTACAACCATTAACTATAGATAATACTTTATTGCAAGTAGCAAGGTATAAGAGTAACCATATGATACAATATAATTACTTTGACCATACGAATTCAGATGGAACAAAATGGACTAATTGGCTTAAAGAAATCGGTTACAGATATACTACAACTGGAGAAAATATAGCATATAATACTTATGATGCAGTTGAATTATTCAACCAATGGTGGAATTCATCTGAACATAGAGCAAATATGATGAATGCGTCTTATACTAAAGTTGGTATAGGGGTAATAAATGGCAATGATAAATATATGGGTACACAGGAGTTTTCAAACTAATCGTCAAAAGATAAAGAAGGAACAGTATCATTAGTAGTAGTTGAAGAATTTAATTATAGTTATAAGAGCTCTGTTATAGAATAAAAAAGATAGATACCCAAAGTGAATTTTCATTTTGGGTATCTTCATCAAATACAATATTTATCTTACCTCATTTATCAAGCCTTTTCTATAAGCTCTAAGTAATAATTTCAAATCTTTAATTTGATTCTTTAATTCATTTCCTACATCAGTATCTCCAACTTTTTTTCGATCTAATTTTTCAACTATTTTTCTTGAAGACAGTATATCTATTTCATTATTAAAAGCATCTTCTATTGATTTAAAAGGTTGATGAGATATAAGATGTAATCCATAAGAATTATAGGTTAGGGTATATCCAGCAATACCAGTTTGATTTCTGTATGCTTTTGCAAACCCTCCATCTATAACTATAAGTTTACCATGTGCCTTTACTGGATTTTCACCAAATTTATTTTTTACGGGGACATGTCCGTTTATTATCCTAGATTCCGATGGATTTAAACCAAACTCTTCAAAGATTAAATTGCACAGTTCTTCTGTATCTCTAAAATCATAATATGAATTTTTCTTTTCTTTATGTGTGGTCTTGTCATTAATAAAATATCTTTCAAAAGTGGTCATATCTTCTTTTCCAAAAAGAGAAGAACAAGCTCCATTCCATAAATACCACATTATATCCATTCCATATAACTTTTCTTCGCTACCTCTATTATTAAAGTAACCTTCTCTAGCTAAGGAATCAAACTTATCTAAAAGTTTTTTACCTTTATATTCTTCTCCATTAATAGTTAGACTTTTAAATGTTTTGTTCTTATTTAAAGGGATGCACCCATGAAATAATAGATTAGAATTATAAGTTAAATATATACTTCCTTTATTGTAAAGAAATAAAATATGCTTTTGTAATTTATCACTATTGAGAAATGAAATTTGAAGTTTATCTATCAATTTTTTTTCTTCACTTGTAAGTTCAAATGGATTCTTAGGGCTTATTGTAGGAAAACTTCTATCATTAAGTTCATAAGTGATATCATTTAAAGTTATAGTTCCGTCTTTATAATTTATCTTATCTAAAAACAATCTATGATTCATTTCAAATTCAGGTCTTCTCTTTATTATTTCATATTCAAGTTTAAATTGAATAATTGTTATAGATTTATGCATTTTAGATATAAGCTCAATTTCAGAAGTTCCATATCCAGTTTCATCATTATTTTTAGGAATAAAAGCAGTGCAGGTGTCATCTTTGTAATATTTAAGTGCAAAGGTTGCAAGTGGCAATAAATTTATCCCATAAATATCTTCAATTACATCTACATTAGAATATCTAGCTGCTATTCTTAAGACATTTGCTATACAGGTAGTATTACCAGAAGCAGCTCCCATCCATAATATATCGTGATTACCCCATTGTATATCAACAGAATGATAATCCATAAGAGTGTCAATTATTATATCCGGTCTTGGACCTCTATCATATATATCTCCTAGTATGTGTAATTTATCAACAACTAATCGCTGTATTAGATTTGATATAGCGATTATAAATTCTTTTGCTCTATCAATCTCTATAATAGTATTGATTATTCCATCATAATAACCTTGTTTATCATTGTTAGCAGCTTCTTCATGTAATAATTCTTCTATAATATAGCTAAAATCCTTTGGAAGTGCTTTTCTTACTTTTGATCTTGTATATTTAGATGATGTATATCTACATAGTTGAATTAACCTATATAAGTTGATTTTATACCAATCATTTATATTCTTTTCTTCTTTTAAAACGATTTCTAATTTCTGTTCAGCATAATAAACCAATGTGGCCAAGCTTTTCTTCTCAGAGTCCATTAATGAATTACCAAAAACTTCTTCGATTTTTATTTTAATAGCACCTGAACCATTTCTTAAAACATGAACAAATGGTTCATATTCACCATGAAGATCAGCTAAAAAATGTTCTGTTCCTTTAGGTAAATTTAAAATTGCTTCTAAATTAATTATTTCAGTAGATGCTTCTGCAATAGTGGGATATTGCCTAGCAAGTAACTTTAAATATTTTATATTCTCATCATAAATCTCCATAATATCCTCCCCCTGTAAGCAAAGATGTTTAGCTTGAATACAAAAAGTAAACAAATTTAATTTTAAAAGTATATTTGCATCTTTACATATATTACCATATATTTACTTGCAATACTATAATTTAAATTGCTAAATTATTTTATAAATATGAAATGATTTATACACCTTTAGGATTATTATTAAGTAATCCTCTTTGAGATAAAATATCATAAATAGTTCGAGATGTTGTATCTTCTAATGTATAGCCGAGTAATTTAACTACTTTTTCTAGTTTTTCTTCAGATGTAGTTTCTATTTCTATATAAGGAAATGGGCAGAAATTCTTATCATTTATATCTATTTCAATGAGGCAATCATATAATTTATAGCTTTCTCTATATTTTTTATTAGATTCTTTCAAAATTAAACCAAGAGACTTAAATATTCCTTCACCCATTTGTTTATTTTCTATTATTGTCTCATTTTCTTCCATTACTTTAAATATTTCTTGAGATAACATTTTCTTTGTAGTCATGAAATATATAACTTTATTATTAAGCATGTCATTTACAGTTCTTATACGAGCATATCCTTTTTTTTCTAGAAGTCTTCCATCTTCAAAATCATATATATCATTAATTTGATCTTCCATCTTAACTTTTTCAGCACCATTTGATAATAAAATACTTCTTATATTTTCAACATCAATATCAATAATTCTAGTTTCTAATTCTTGCATAAAATAATCTCCTTTTCATTAAATTAAACATAAAGTTTATAGTTATAATATTATAACATTCTTAACGCTATTTCTAGATTTAATGAAAAATAATGGTATCCGTATACGGATTGTGATAAAATACATTTTAAAAGATATTATTATGATAATTTTAATGAGAGAGAGAGTTTTAGTATGGAGAAAAAAGTAAAAATAGTAAGTCCTATATATCAACAAATTGCTGTTGATATTGCATCTAAAATAGCAAATGGAGATTATGAAGTTGGTGAGAAAATTTATGCGCGCTCAGTACTCGCAAGTCAGTATGGAGTATCATCAGAGACATCAAGACGTGCTATTTGTATATTATCAGACATAGATGTTGTAGCGACAAATAAAGGTAGTGGAGTAATTATAAAATCTCGTGAGAAAGCGATTAAATTTTTAAAACAATATAATGAAGTTAAAACTATAAATGATTTAAAAAATGATATATTAAATAGTTTAGAACGTCAAAAAAATGAAAATGATTATTTGAAAGAAAAATTATCTCAGCTAATTGATAAAACAGACCGCTTTAAATCAATAAATCCATTCATGCCCTTTGAAATATGCTTATCAAAAGATACACCACATATAGAGAAAACACTATCAGAAATTAATTTTTGGCATAATACTTCTGCAACAGTTATTTGTATTAAAAGAAATGATTGTCTTGAAATGTCACCAGGACCATATGCAGTTTTGCATGAAAATGATATTTTGTATTTTGTTGGTGATGAAGAATGCTATGACCGTGTGAATAAGTTTATATATCCTTGAATATCTCGAAATCATTTAGAAGTCTAAATTTTTATAGTGTCATTTTAGCAAGATATAATTCTAAATTATAGAATTATATCTTATTTTTATATAGATTAACAACTTTGAAATAAAAACAAGTTGTTGCAAAAACTTGCCAAAAGTAACAACTTAGTGGTATACTGAAGTTGTTACTTTTTGAATTCAGAAATTATGATATTTAATTATAGAAGGAAGGTAAGTATATGAAAAAGAGGATTTTAACATTATTTATGTTTGTATTAGTGATTAGTGCAGTTGTAGGTTGTGGAGTAAAGGACAATAAATCTACATTAACTAAGATTAAGGAAAAAGGGAAATTCACATATGCATTAACAGGAGCATATCCACCATTTAATTATATGAATGAAGATGGACATATAGTAGGATTTGATGTGGATATTGCAAATGCACTTGCAAATGACATGGGAGTAGAGGCAGAAGTAATTTCAACACAATGGGACGGTATAGTTGGAGGGCTAAAGAGCAAAAGATTTGATACTATTATTGGAAGTATGGCTATTACAGATAAAAGATTAGAAGAAGTTAGTTTTACTGATCCATATTATACTGACGGAGCACAATTTTTTACAAAATCAGATTTGAATTATAAGTCTATTGAAGATTTGAAGAATGGTAAAGTAGGGGTTGTTACAGGAACAACGTTTCAAGATGCACTAAAAAGTATGGATAATATTACTGAAGTACTTCAATTTGAAGGTGATGTTGAAAACTTTATGGCAGCTTCAGATGGTCGTTCAGATGGAATTGTAACTAGTAGATTTGTAGGACTTCAAGCTCCAAAAGAGTATAATTTAGTTCCAGTAGGTCCCATGCTTTATACAGAAGACATTGCAATTGCTGTAAGTAAAGATGACAAGGATTTACTTGAAGCACTTAATAATTCATTGAAAAAAATAATAAAAAACGGAACTTATGAAGAAATAAGTAATCGTTGGTTTGGTATTAATATTTTAGAAAAATAATATTAAATATATATATGGATTATATATTTGATAGTAATGAGGGAATAGTAAGTTATGAGAATATTAGAAATTTTATTACAAGCAAAGGATGGAATATTTGAGTTCTTTTCTATAGCAATTAAGTATTTACCGAATTTTTTACCAGGTGTAGTTATTACATTGGAACTATCTTTTTTATCAATACTTTTAGGAACAGGTTTTGGAATATTGGTAAATGTTTTGAAGATGACTAAGATAAAGATATTATGTATAATATGTGATTTTTATGTTGCAATTGTTCGTGGAACACCATTACTATTGCAACTATTTTTTATCTTTTATGGGTTGCCACAAATGGGAATTACAATTAATAGATTTATTACTGCAGTAATTGGTTTAGCATTTCATAATGGTGCATATATTAGCGAAATTTTTCGTGGTGCTATTAAATCAGTTGATTATGGACAAGAAGAAGCGTCATATTCAATTGGAATGACTAAATTTGAAGCTTTTAGATATGTTGTTTTTCCACAAGCATTTAAACATGCAGTTCCAACACTTGGAAATCAATTTATTTTAGCAATAAAAGATTCATCACTTACAAGTGTTATAACTATTTCAGAAACAATGATGCTTGCAAGACAATTTGCAGCAGCAACATACTCTATTTTTCCAATTTATTTTGATGCTGCTTGTTTTTACATGATGTTTACTTATGTATTAAGCAAACTATTAAAGCATATTGAATACAAATTAAAATGTAATGAGAGGTAAGTTTAATGATTGAAGTACAAAATTTATATAAAAGTTTCAAAAAATTAAAAGTAATTAAGGGTGTAGACTTAAAAGTAGAGCGTGGCGAAGTCGTGACTATAATCGGCTCAAGTGGATCTGGAAAAAGTACATTGCTCCGTTGTATAAACTTCCTTGAAAAAAAAGATAGTGGGAAAATAATATTTGATGGAAAAGTTGTGAAAAATACAGCACATGAAATTAATCGGATGAGAAAAAGAGTTGGAATGGTATTTCAGAATTTCAATCTTTTTCCCAATATGACAGTATTAGAAAATATAATGAGTGGTCCCAAAATTGTTAAGGATATGACACCAGAAGCTGCAAAAAAAACAGCTATGGAATTTTTAAATAAAGTTGGATTAGAAGATAAAGCAGATACTTATCCAGCTATGTTATCAGGGGGAGAAAAGCAAAGAGTTGCAATTGCAAGAACTCTAGCTATGGCTCCAGACGTCATATTGTTTGATGAACCAACTTCTGCTCTTGATCCAGAACTTGTTGGTGAGGTACTTATGGTTATGAAAGGACTTACGAAGATAGGGATAACTATGATTATAGTTACTCATGAGATGGCATTTGCAAAAGAAGTTTCTGACAAAATAATATTTTTAAATGAAGGCAAGATTGCTGAGATGGGAACTCCAGATGAAATATTTAATCATCCAAAGGATGAAAGATTGCAGGCTTTTTTGGATAGTATAAATTTGGCATAGGTATATAGTAAGTATTAATAAAATATACATTTTTATCAAGAGAATTTAAAAAAGTCTAGACTGAATTAAGAAGATGATTTCTGTATTTGACAGGAGTCATCTTCTTTTTCATCATATTAAAATATATTTAAAGGTTTTTTTTCGTTTAATTAAAGCTTATAATATCTAAGGTAACAAATTTAATGGGATGGTGATGGGACTATAAACATGATAGTAAAAAATGTAATGAATTATATACATAAGTAGATTTTCCAAATCTACGGTTTGGTGAGCCTTCAATTTGGGACTGTGGTATTTATTTATCTATTGTAGCTATTCTCAATCTTTCTATATGCATTGCCAAATATGCTATTTCATCAACAGTAACATTCTTTTGCAATTGCTCAATTAATATTTTTGATACACCACTAGCTATCTTATAAGATAACTTATACTTGGACTTTATTTCTTTTATAAAATCATTTTTAATAGATATATCACTTAATATTCTTTTTATTGCAAATCTTAAATGTGTTACAAATCTAGCATAATCTAAAGAGGTTTTATCTATTTGTACTTCTATTTGTTTTTCGACATATTCAACTATTGAATTTATTAGATGCGTACTCTTTAGTGTATTAGATAATTTTCCACAATTTCTAGCAGAATGAATATGTAATGCGATAAATCCAATTTCACCAACTGGAATATTTACCCCTTTTTCATATTGTAAAGTTTCTGCCACTTTTTCAGCCAAGGTATATTCCTTTTCATATAGCGCTTTAATTTCCATAAGAAATGGATTTTCTATTTCCTCATTATTTGAAAGTCTTTGTACTGCAAAGTTCAAATGGTCTACTAATGCAACGTGTATCCTCTCATCTAAATCTTCTTTTAATTCATTTTCTATGTAAGATATCATCGTTTCACATAAAATTAAAAAATTTTCATCAACATTTTCAATTACTTGTTTAAAGTTTCTTAAATTATCTTCATCCTCAAGAATAAATATTTTTTCAACTTCAGTGCCTTTTTCAATTTTATCTCCAAATTTTTTACCAAACCCAATGCCTTTAGCAAAAAGTATTCTTTCTTCTTCATTTATGGTTACTGAAACTATATTGTTATTATAAGACTTTAATACGACTGCTGAATCAATAAGTATACTCATATTTTCACCCTTTTATTCTTAATAAAAATTGTAATGTACTACGTGTATTGTGCTCAAATTTTCGAAATACCATGTATAGTATTAGATGATTTTATTTGTCCTTGGAATAATAAAACTATTTTTTATAAACTAAAGCTAATTACTTCATTTTGTCCTGCAACAACATCTTTATCAACATTAGTCTTTAATTTTTTTACAATATCCATATTAGTAATTAAAACTGGGGTGATTAAAGAAAGACCTTTACTTAAAATAAAATCTCTATCGATTTTTATAATTGGGGTTCCAGCTTTAACCATAGTTCCAGCTTCAACTAGTTGTTGAAAGCCTTCACCATTTAAAGAAACTGTATCAATTCCTATATGAATTAATAATTCAGCTCCATTAGCAAGTGTTATAGCAAATGCATGCATTGTTTTAAATACTAATGTTAATTCTCCATCAGCAGGTGAAACTATTACATCACCAGTTGGATCTATAGCAATTCCATCACCAGCTAATTTTTCAGCAAATACGTTATCAGGTACAGCAGATAAATCTATAGTTTTTCCAGTTATAGGCGCGACTAAGTTTACTTCTTTATTTTGTTTTTTTTTAAAAAAATTAAACATACTTATATTCCTGAATAATCAGGAATGTTCACTTCCTTTCGCTTTATTATTTATATTAATAGTATCAAAAAGGCATAAGTTTCCTATAGAAGGTAAACTTATGCCTGATTTAACAGTAACACATTTATAGTCTCATTATATTATTGAAAATAATTTGTGTCAATAAATAAAAAAATATCGATTTTTGAAAAAAAGTATTGATTCTTGAAAAGAAATGTAGTACTATGAAGTTAAATAAAGGACAAAAACTTAATACATAGCGTGTAACCGATTAAGTCGAGCATTAGCTGAAAAAGATAATTTATCTTTTTCAGCTTTTTTTATTTCTAAAAATTCATAAAAGCTATTAATAAATCCATGTTGCATTTAAGGATGTAAAAATTCTTTAAATAAATTTTTATATATGAAAGGGGAATTATATTATGATGAAATATTTACAAAAATTAGGAAAATCATTAATGCTTCCAGTAGCTTGTTTACCTGTTGCAAGTATTTTAATGGGGATTGGTTATTGGATTGAACCTAGCATAATGAGTGGAAATGGAGCTGTAACTAATGTAGCAGCATTTTTCCTAGTAAAAGCAGGTAGTGCACTAATTGATAATATGGGAATTTTATTTGCAATTGGTGTAGCTGTTGGAATGTCAGATGATAATGATGGAACAGCTGGACTTGCAGGCCTTGTTTCATGGCTAATGATTATAACATTATTAGCTCCAGATGTTGTTGCAATATTTAAAGGCATTGACGTAAAAGAAGTGCCAGCAGCTTTTGGACATATTAAAACACAATTTATTGGTATTCTATCAGGTTTAATTGGTTCTTATTGTTATAATAAGTTTAAAGGA is a window encoding:
- a CDS encoding fructose-1,6-bisphosphatase, which encodes MEIYDENIKYLKLLARQYPTIAEASTEIINLEAILNLPKGTEHFLADLHGEYEPFVHVLRNGSGAIKIKIEEVFGNSLMDSEKKSLATLVYYAEQKLEIVLKEEKNINDWYKINLYRLIQLCRYTSSKYTRSKVRKALPKDFSYIIEELLHEEAANNDKQGYYDGIINTIIEIDRAKEFIIAISNLIQRLVVDKLHILGDIYDRGPRPDIIIDTLMDYHSVDIQWGNHDILWMGAASGNTTCIANVLRIAARYSNVDVIEDIYGINLLPLATFALKYYKDDTCTAFIPKNNDETGYGTSEIELISKMHKSITIIQFKLEYEIIKRRPEFEMNHRLFLDKINYKDGTITLNDITYELNDRSFPTISPKNPFELTSEEKKLIDKLQISFLNSDKLQKHILFLYNKGSIYLTYNSNLLFHGCIPLNKNKTFKSLTINGEEYKGKKLLDKFDSLAREGYFNNRGSEEKLYGMDIMWYLWNGACSSLFGKEDMTTFERYFINDKTTHKEKKNSYYDFRDTEELCNLIFEEFGLNPSESRIINGHVPVKNKFGENPVKAHGKLIVIDGGFAKAYRNQTGIAGYTLTYNSYGLHLISHQPFKSIEDAFNNEIDILSSRKIVEKLDRKKVGDTDVGNELKNQIKDLKLLLRAYRKGLINEVR
- a CDS encoding PTS sugar transporter subunit IIA, which translates into the protein MFNFFKKKQNKEVNLVAPITGKTIDLSAVPDNVFAEKLAGDGIAIDPTGDVIVSPADGELTLVFKTMHAFAITLANGAELLIHIGIDTVSLNGEGFQQLVEAGTMVKAGTPIIKIDRDFILSKGLSLITPVLITNMDIVKKLKTNVDKDVVAGQNEVISFSL
- a CDS encoding class IV adenylate cyclase, whose amino-acid sequence is MQELETRIIDIDVENIRSILLSNGAEKVKMEDQINDIYDFEDGRLLEKKGYARIRTVNDMLNNKVIYFMTTKKMLSQEIFKVMEENETIIENKQMGEGIFKSLGLILKESNKKYRESYKLYDCLIEIDINDKNFCPFPYIEIETTSEEKLEKVVKLLGYTLEDTTSRTIYDILSQRGLLNNNPKGV
- a CDS encoding amino acid ABC transporter ATP-binding protein — its product is MIEVQNLYKSFKKLKVIKGVDLKVERGEVVTIIGSSGSGKSTLLRCINFLEKKDSGKIIFDGKVVKNTAHEINRMRKRVGMVFQNFNLFPNMTVLENIMSGPKIVKDMTPEAAKKTAMEFLNKVGLEDKADTYPAMLSGGEKQRVAIARTLAMAPDVILFDEPTSALDPELVGEVLMVMKGLTKIGITMIIVTHEMAFAKEVSDKIIFLNEGKIAEMGTPDEIFNHPKDERLQAFLDSINLA
- a CDS encoding amino acid ABC transporter permease; translated protein: MRILEILLQAKDGIFEFFSIAIKYLPNFLPGVVITLELSFLSILLGTGFGILVNVLKMTKIKILCIICDFYVAIVRGTPLLLQLFFIFYGLPQMGITINRFITAVIGLAFHNGAYISEIFRGAIKSVDYGQEEASYSIGMTKFEAFRYVVFPQAFKHAVPTLGNQFILAIKDSSLTSVITISETMMLARQFAAATYSIFPIYFDAACFYMMFTYVLSKLLKHIEYKLKCNER
- a CDS encoding CAP domain-containing protein, with the translated sequence MKKASLKKLVSVVVVAVTITTLLPLGVSAQWRQNTDSTWSYIEENTMANGWKTISDTWYYFNSNGKMNTGWICDSGTWYYLDKTGAMKTGWINDNGKWYYLDSTGEMQTGVVKINTKTYCLNNSGEMLVGSVNVGNKLYEFASDGQAIGAIPQTNINSNQEFNGTVNISTNVDVNELPTLPQNYKISVQATAENKILELMNEKRTEVGLQPLTIDNTLLQVARYKSNHMIQYNYFDHTNSDGTKWTNWLKEIGYRYTTTGENIAYNTYDAVELFNQWWNSSEHRANMMNASYTKVGIGVINGNDKYMGTQEFSN
- a CDS encoding GntR family transcriptional regulator, with translation MEKKVKIVSPIYQQIAVDIASKIANGDYEVGEKIYARSVLASQYGVSSETSRRAICILSDIDVVATNKGSGVIIKSREKAIKFLKQYNEVKTINDLKNDILNSLERQKNENDYLKEKLSQLIDKTDRFKSINPFMPFEICLSKDTPHIEKTLSEINFWHNTSATVICIKRNDCLEMSPGPYAVLHENDILYFVGDEECYDRVNKFIYP
- the glcT gene encoding glucose PTS transporter transcription antiterminator GlcT; protein product: MSILIDSAVVLKSYNNNIVSVTINEEERILFAKGIGFGKKFGDKIEKGTEVEKIFILEDEDNLRNFKQVIENVDENFLILCETMISYIENELKEDLDERIHVALVDHLNFAVQRLSNNEEIENPFLMEIKALYEKEYTLAEKVAETLQYEKGVNIPVGEIGFIALHIHSARNCGKLSNTLKSTHLINSIVEYVEKQIEVQIDKTSLDYARFVTHLRFAIKRILSDISIKNDFIKEIKSKYKLSYKIASGVSKILIEQLQKNVTVDEIAYLAMHIERLRIATIDK
- a CDS encoding transporter substrate-binding domain-containing protein → MKKRILTLFMFVLVISAVVGCGVKDNKSTLTKIKEKGKFTYALTGAYPPFNYMNEDGHIVGFDVDIANALANDMGVEAEVISTQWDGIVGGLKSKRFDTIIGSMAITDKRLEEVSFTDPYYTDGAQFFTKSDLNYKSIEDLKNGKVGVVTGTTFQDALKSMDNITEVLQFEGDVENFMAASDGRSDGIVTSRFVGLQAPKEYNLVPVGPMLYTEDIAIAVSKDDKDLLEALNNSLKKIIKNGTYEEISNRWFGINILEK